A region of Chitinophaga horti DNA encodes the following proteins:
- a CDS encoding prolyl oligopeptidase family serine peptidase, producing the protein MKALLPLLLALTLGATSLKAQQTAEKFVLETKYLLALPEGYGKDTSQRWPLVIFLHGAGETGLDLNKVKMHGPPKLVEAGKNFPFILVSPQTASFGWQPDVLYQLLQSLKKQYRVDNDRIYLTGLSMGGFGTWALGMKHPEEFAAIAPICGGGDTANIWRLRYTPVWCFHGAKDEVVPLTSSQKMVNALKQYNSNVQFTIYPEAAHDSWTATYDDPAFYTWLLAQRKHRFQPVKVDAKTLAGYNGRYTNRKNDTLTITSNGTSLDVKAPGHTLQLKAASPTVFYWEASAPIDVEFTKTGFVLRAEEREVFRKIK; encoded by the coding sequence ATGAAAGCACTACTCCCCCTCCTCCTGGCGCTCACCCTTGGCGCCACGAGCCTAAAAGCCCAACAGACTGCCGAAAAGTTCGTTCTCGAAACCAAGTACCTGCTCGCCCTGCCGGAAGGCTACGGGAAAGACACCTCGCAACGCTGGCCACTCGTCATCTTCCTGCATGGCGCCGGAGAAACAGGACTCGATCTGAACAAGGTGAAGATGCATGGTCCGCCAAAGCTGGTGGAGGCAGGCAAAAACTTTCCGTTTATCCTGGTATCGCCGCAAACAGCTTCATTCGGCTGGCAGCCGGATGTGTTGTACCAGCTGCTGCAAAGCCTGAAAAAGCAGTACCGGGTCGACAATGACCGTATCTATCTTACAGGATTAAGTATGGGTGGATTTGGCACCTGGGCGTTGGGGATGAAGCACCCGGAGGAGTTTGCAGCCATTGCACCGATCTGCGGCGGCGGCGATACTGCTAACATCTGGCGGCTACGTTACACGCCCGTGTGGTGTTTTCATGGGGCAAAGGACGAGGTGGTGCCGCTGACGAGCAGCCAGAAAATGGTGAATGCCTTAAAACAATACAACTCAAACGTGCAATTCACCATCTACCCCGAAGCTGCCCACGACAGCTGGACCGCCACCTATGACGACCCCGCTTTTTATACCTGGCTGCTGGCACAACGTAAACACCGCTTCCAGCCCGTAAAGGTGGATGCGAAAACGCTGGCCGGCTACAACGGCCGGTATACCAACCGCAAAAACGATACGCTGACGATTACAAGTAATGGCACCAGCCTGGATGTAAAGGCGCCGGGGCATACCTTGCAGTTGAAAGCTGCTTCGCCGACCGTGTTTTACTGGGAAGCAAGCGCCCCGATCGATGTGGAGTTTACGAAGACGGGCTTCGTGCTAAGGGCGGAAGAGCGGGAGGTTTTCAGGAAGATAAAATAA
- a CDS encoding S1 family peptidase, giving the protein MNLTSKALVCASMLFLACNSGSKQTESTSVDTVHTVTPEPEHKPQADSASIGPDVALSPDTPWDSLALSPGAFDHVYEKNMMEGYVPHGVQITGAQQMLSDQLVASFTAKELYMEVLYRMGEFSADTIPRDLQSYITRGILLDFLSKRSHFAQLLSQTDDPTAVYSYGRKGNFFARRVVIGEDDRVEVEYDWRDLLKLNPGAPDMDDAKCVAAIVHRNYIDPLPGGRYKWKNWKCLREKRDHCTPTFIEQAAVAEGTAFVIDSFKLLTAGHCIPERRYQDYFFVFDYLHGDITRKDGEIPAGSIYKADTAYFHPNLDFCQVKLAKHASPARFRKLENRFVTTGLFHVIGCPDGIPLKSARNAKVLSATEPAFFMISSDTFDGNSGGPVFNTQTHNIEGILLAGNRDYTEVLHPRTRRFCFANVRCPENGCETRERGEKVMRVSQFINLIQ; this is encoded by the coding sequence ATGAACCTTACCTCAAAAGCGCTGGTCTGCGCGAGCATGCTATTTTTGGCATGTAATAGTGGTTCGAAGCAAACGGAGAGTACGTCCGTAGACACCGTTCATACTGTAACGCCTGAGCCGGAGCATAAGCCCCAGGCAGACAGCGCATCGATCGGGCCAGACGTCGCGCTGTCGCCCGATACTCCGTGGGATAGCCTGGCATTAAGTCCCGGAGCGTTTGATCATGTGTATGAAAAGAACATGATGGAAGGGTATGTGCCACATGGTGTGCAAATAACCGGTGCGCAGCAGATGTTATCCGACCAGTTAGTCGCATCGTTTACGGCCAAGGAACTGTATATGGAGGTGCTATACAGGATGGGCGAATTTAGTGCAGATACTATTCCGCGAGATCTGCAATCCTATATTACACGCGGCATACTCCTGGATTTTCTCTCCAAACGTTCACATTTTGCGCAATTACTCTCACAAACCGACGATCCTACAGCGGTGTATTCTTACGGGCGCAAAGGCAACTTCTTCGCGCGCCGGGTCGTCATCGGTGAAGACGACCGCGTGGAAGTCGAATACGATTGGCGTGATTTGTTGAAGCTCAATCCCGGCGCACCGGACATGGACGATGCCAAGTGTGTGGCAGCCATTGTACACCGTAATTATATTGATCCGCTGCCTGGTGGGCGCTATAAGTGGAAGAACTGGAAGTGCCTGCGCGAGAAACGTGATCATTGTACTCCGACCTTTATTGAACAGGCAGCGGTCGCGGAGGGGACTGCATTTGTGATTGATTCATTTAAACTTTTGACTGCCGGACACTGTATTCCGGAGCGGCGCTACCAGGACTATTTCTTCGTGTTCGATTACCTGCATGGCGACATCACCCGCAAGGATGGAGAAATTCCGGCAGGTTCGATCTATAAAGCAGATACGGCCTATTTTCATCCCAACCTGGATTTTTGCCAGGTGAAGTTAGCCAAACATGCATCGCCAGCGCGTTTCAGGAAACTGGAAAACCGGTTTGTAACTACCGGTCTGTTTCACGTGATCGGCTGCCCGGATGGCATTCCGTTAAAGTCTGCCAGGAATGCGAAGGTATTAAGTGCTACTGAGCCTGCATTTTTTATGATCAGCAGTGATACGTTCGACGGTAATTCCGGTGGACCCGTGTTCAACACGCAGACGCATAACATTGAAGGCATTTTGCTGGCAGGCAATCGTGATTATACTGAGGTACTGCATCCCAGGACCAGGCGCTTTTGCTTTGCTAACGTGCGGTGCCCCGAGAACGGTTGCGAAACCCGGGAACGGGGTGAGAAAGTGATGAGGGTAAGCCAATTTATCAATCTGATCCAATAG
- a CDS encoding response regulator translates to MKKILLIEDNAEIRENTEEILELAGYKVLTAPDGKKGMEVAIRHRPDLVVCDIMMPVLDGYGVLHMMQRNEDLKGTPFIFLSAKSERGDFRKGMDLGADDYITKPFTGTDLLNAVESRLRKAELKKEQFSPDMQGLTKLIDVAGGKNALQHLREGRNIEKYKKKQVIYSEGNRPQRLYYLQKGKVKTYKRNDDGKELVVELYNTGDFLGHIALLEGGVYKDTAEAIEEAEVAVIPLEDFENLLNNNNDVAVQFLRMLAGNVSTKEQQLLGLAYNSLRKKVAEALMNLMKKYSADNDGPFSIDISRDNLATIAGTATESLIRTLGDFREEKLIDIQEGSIVILNKQKLAGLLY, encoded by the coding sequence ATGAAAAAGATCCTGCTGATTGAAGACAACGCCGAAATCAGAGAGAACACGGAAGAGATACTGGAACTGGCCGGCTACAAGGTTTTAACCGCGCCCGATGGTAAAAAGGGGATGGAAGTAGCCATACGGCACCGCCCGGACCTCGTGGTGTGCGATATTATGATGCCCGTGCTGGACGGCTATGGCGTATTACATATGATGCAGCGCAACGAGGACCTCAAAGGCACGCCCTTCATCTTCCTCAGTGCCAAGTCGGAGCGGGGTGATTTTCGCAAGGGGATGGACCTGGGAGCGGATGACTACATCACGAAACCCTTTACCGGCACTGATTTGCTCAACGCCGTAGAAAGCCGACTGCGCAAAGCGGAGCTGAAGAAGGAACAATTCAGCCCGGACATGCAGGGGCTGACCAAACTGATAGACGTGGCAGGCGGTAAAAACGCCCTGCAACACTTGCGCGAGGGCCGTAACATCGAAAAGTATAAAAAGAAACAGGTGATCTACAGCGAGGGCAACCGCCCGCAACGGCTTTATTACTTACAAAAAGGCAAAGTAAAGACCTATAAAAGAAATGATGATGGAAAGGAGCTGGTGGTAGAGCTTTATAACACCGGCGATTTCCTTGGACATATCGCCCTGCTGGAAGGTGGCGTGTACAAAGACACCGCCGAAGCCATCGAGGAAGCCGAGGTGGCCGTAATCCCGCTCGAAGACTTCGAGAACCTGCTCAATAATAATAACGACGTAGCCGTACAGTTCCTGCGCATGCTGGCAGGCAATGTGAGCACGAAAGAGCAGCAATTGCTCGGGTTGGCCTACAATTCCCTCCGTAAAAAGGTGGCGGAAGCCTTAATGAACCTGATGAAGAAATATAGTGCAGACAACGACGGCCCATTCAGTATAGATATCAGCCGCGATAACCTGGCAACCATTGCCGGTACGGCTACAGAATCGTTGATCAGAACGTTGGGAGACTTCAGAGAGGAAAAACTGATCGACATTCAGGAAGGATCGATCGTGATCTTAAATAAGCAAAAGCTGGCTGGGTTGTTATACTAA
- a CDS encoding sensor histidine kinase → MYYLKTAPDESFMLSFFTAAMEKLPALAAVRDAVGGKLVFLNEKGAAMLGVDSIEAAEALLEKNNIPGKGALNILPSGLRKWENASGELFYSNFEYATMQHDGRDYELIRLSAPLADPGNSELEQLVQQRTTQLQAALEAMQSSRDALNAALGKEKDLGELKSRFVSMASHEFRTPLSTILSSAYLAKQYDGPDGQDKRHKHLQRIVTSVNFLTDILNDFLSLGKIEEGKVVVKPVLFDVREQVGNMIQEAQGIVKAHQEIVYKHDGWPDVMLDPTLLRHIVLNLIGNAIKFSTKEQSVIEVITHTDSFGLTLKVRDNGIGMSPEDQAHLFERFFRGANVSNIQGTGLGLHIVAKYTELMKGLISCESQLDVGTTFTIIFPPISEF, encoded by the coding sequence ATGTATTATTTGAAGACTGCGCCTGATGAGAGTTTTATGTTATCGTTCTTTACTGCTGCTATGGAAAAGCTGCCAGCCCTTGCTGCGGTGCGCGATGCCGTCGGTGGTAAACTGGTATTTCTGAACGAAAAAGGTGCCGCTATGTTGGGCGTAGATTCTATTGAAGCCGCGGAAGCCTTGCTGGAAAAGAACAATATCCCGGGTAAAGGAGCACTCAATATCCTGCCTTCCGGCCTCCGGAAGTGGGAAAACGCCAGTGGTGAGCTGTTTTACAGCAATTTTGAATATGCCACCATGCAGCACGACGGCAGGGATTATGAACTGATCCGTCTTTCCGCCCCGCTGGCCGATCCCGGTAACAGCGAACTGGAACAGCTGGTGCAACAGCGCACCACACAGCTGCAGGCGGCCCTGGAGGCTATGCAGTCCTCCCGCGACGCCCTTAATGCCGCTTTAGGTAAGGAAAAGGACCTGGGAGAGCTGAAGTCGCGCTTCGTATCCATGGCCTCCCACGAGTTCCGTACGCCACTCAGCACGATCCTGTCTTCCGCCTACCTGGCCAAACAGTATGACGGGCCCGACGGACAGGATAAGCGTCACAAACACCTGCAGCGCATCGTTACCTCGGTTAACTTTTTAACAGACATCTTAAATGATTTCCTTTCCCTCGGTAAGATTGAGGAAGGCAAGGTGGTCGTGAAACCAGTCTTGTTCGACGTGCGCGAACAGGTGGGTAATATGATACAGGAGGCGCAAGGTATTGTGAAGGCGCACCAGGAAATTGTGTACAAACATGACGGTTGGCCGGATGTGATGCTCGACCCGACGCTGCTCCGCCATATCGTGCTGAACCTCATCGGTAACGCTATTAAATTCAGTACGAAAGAACAATCCGTTATAGAAGTGATCACGCATACGGATTCCTTCGGTCTCACCCTGAAAGTAAGGGACAATGGCATCGGGATGTCGCCCGAAGACCAGGCCCACCTGTTCGAGCGGTTCTTCCGCGGGGCAAACGTGAGCAACATCCAGGGAACAGGGCTAGGGCTACACATTGTGGCTAAGTATACCGAATTAATGAAGGGACTGATCAGTTGTGAAAGTCAGCTGGACGTTGGTACGACTTTCACGATCATATTCCCGCCTATAAGCGAGTTTTAA
- a CDS encoding CAP domain-containing protein — MKKHFTFLLPVIIFFTACSKEPLTEVKISKPVTATSALGQDSAFQYTNTINRDVLLALINDLRSKGCNCGDAAMPRVPALKWSQRLEKAAWLHSKEMNDSSYLSHTGKNGSSAGDRIKAMGYNWKVYCENIALGFLTEQQVIDEWIKSPSHCRGLMNARVTETGIGRYGNFWTQELALR; from the coding sequence ATGAAAAAGCACTTTACATTTTTGCTACCCGTGATCATCTTCTTCACAGCCTGCTCCAAAGAGCCGCTCACAGAAGTAAAGATCAGCAAACCTGTAACGGCTACTTCAGCACTGGGTCAAGATTCAGCTTTTCAATATACCAATACGATTAACAGGGACGTACTGTTGGCTTTGATCAACGACTTACGCAGCAAGGGCTGCAACTGTGGCGACGCTGCCATGCCGCGTGTACCGGCCCTAAAATGGAGCCAACGTTTAGAGAAAGCGGCCTGGTTGCACAGCAAAGAAATGAACGACAGCAGCTACCTCAGCCATACTGGCAAAAACGGCAGCAGCGCAGGTGACCGCATCAAAGCAATGGGTTACAACTGGAAAGTGTACTGCGAAAACATCGCCCTTGGCTTTTTGACCGAACAGCAGGTGATCGACGAATGGATTAAAAGTCCGAGCCATTGCCGCGGATTGATGAACGCAAGGGTTACCGAGACCGGTATTGGTCGCTACGGCAACTTCTGGACGCAGGAACTGGCCTTACGCTAA
- a CDS encoding hemolysin family protein, whose amino-acid sequence MTWDILLTLFLVLLNGFFVAAEFAIVKVRTSQIEVNTGRSKAVSTVAKSIVNNLDGYLAATQLGITLASLGLGWVGEDVMTALIINLFEALGLKMEPAVAHRAALPVAFIVITILHIVFGELAPKSLAIRKPVPTTFAIALPLKVFFVIFRPFIWVLNGFANVILKAIGIKPAGEHGDIHSEEELRVIISESHQGGVIEETEKALIQNVFNLADRHVSSLMTPRNELVWLDVNDSPEENKKKVMELKHTVYPLAKDDIDNTFAFIYSKDLLSESLSERLGNLEALSKKLLVVTQYNRTYQVLELFQREKIYQAMVVDEFGTIKGLVTINDIVDALVGNISSETNEFEYEVVRNDDGSMLVDAQMPFVEFLELLHVDVDSQKTKLTQNYVTLGGFILDKLGKIPDIGDHVKLGGLQLQVMEMDQLRIAKVLVSGKIK is encoded by the coding sequence ATGACCTGGGATATATTACTGACCCTGTTTTTGGTATTACTGAATGGATTTTTCGTAGCGGCAGAATTTGCCATCGTGAAAGTGCGTACTTCACAGATTGAAGTAAACACTGGTCGCAGCAAAGCGGTATCCACCGTAGCAAAAAGTATTGTAAACAACCTCGACGGCTACCTTGCCGCCACGCAGCTGGGTATTACCCTCGCCTCCCTCGGCCTTGGCTGGGTGGGTGAAGATGTAATGACCGCCCTTATCATCAACCTTTTCGAGGCGCTCGGACTTAAGATGGAGCCTGCCGTTGCACACCGTGCAGCCTTGCCCGTAGCGTTCATCGTTATCACCATCCTGCACATCGTATTCGGAGAACTGGCGCCTAAGTCGCTGGCGATCCGCAAACCAGTACCTACTACGTTTGCCATTGCGTTACCGCTGAAAGTGTTCTTTGTGATCTTTCGCCCGTTCATCTGGGTGCTTAATGGCTTTGCCAACGTGATCTTAAAAGCTATCGGTATTAAACCAGCAGGCGAACATGGCGATATACATTCGGAGGAAGAATTGCGCGTGATCATCTCCGAAAGTCACCAGGGCGGCGTGATCGAAGAAACTGAGAAAGCCCTCATACAGAACGTATTTAACCTGGCCGACCGCCACGTATCTTCCCTCATGACACCCCGCAACGAGCTGGTGTGGCTGGATGTAAACGACTCGCCGGAGGAGAACAAAAAGAAGGTGATGGAACTGAAACACACCGTATATCCTCTTGCTAAAGACGATATCGATAATACGTTCGCATTCATTTATTCAAAGGACCTGCTCAGCGAGAGCCTGTCGGAGCGACTGGGCAACCTCGAAGCGTTAAGTAAAAAGCTGCTCGTCGTTACCCAATACAATCGTACCTACCAGGTGCTGGAGCTCTTCCAGCGGGAAAAGATTTACCAGGCGATGGTAGTCGACGAATTTGGCACCATTAAAGGATTGGTAACCATCAATGACATTGTGGATGCGCTGGTCGGCAACATATCTTCCGAAACCAATGAATTTGAATATGAAGTAGTACGGAACGATGATGGCAGCATGCTTGTAGATGCACAAATGCCTTTCGTTGAGTTCCTGGAGTTGTTGCATGTAGATGTCGACTCACAGAAAACGAAACTTACACAAAACTACGTCACACTCGGCGGCTTCATTCTCGATAAGCTGGGTAAGATCCCCGACATTGGCGACCATGTAAAACTGGGCGGTCTGCAATTGCAAGTAATGGAGATGGACCAGCTACGGATCGCGAAGGTGCTAGTGTCCGGAAAAATAAAGTAA
- a CDS encoding NAD(P)-dependent alcohol dehydrogenase yields MKAAVLANYGAPENFQVKEVEVPEIKDGQILVHNYASSVNPVDTMVRKGALRLVSGLFGEQIIGSDFAGVVNASKSAHFKPGDEVFGFKNAVAGHAYAEYVVVDEDNAAIKPYNISFAEAASLPLVALTAYQGLTREGKVMPGQQILINGCTGGVGCMAVQIAKKLGAIVTGTCSAHHMIIAGELGCDEVIDYEKSGIPQDGRYDVIFDTAAQLTLSDIEKSLKPEGVLVTTKPPSDDLGEMLSSAVDLFRARMRAFMVEPVAKDLEVIRQLVEAGELRPVVMKTFPLANTGLAHKMLEAESVTGKIVIEI; encoded by the coding sequence ATGAAAGCAGCAGTACTGGCAAATTATGGAGCCCCTGAAAATTTCCAGGTAAAAGAGGTAGAAGTGCCTGAAATCAAAGACGGACAAATACTGGTGCACAATTACGCATCGTCTGTTAACCCGGTAGATACCATGGTGCGTAAAGGCGCGCTCCGGCTCGTGAGCGGATTATTCGGTGAACAGATTATTGGCAGCGACTTTGCAGGTGTGGTAAATGCCTCTAAAAGCGCACACTTTAAACCCGGTGACGAGGTGTTTGGCTTTAAGAACGCTGTCGCCGGTCACGCTTATGCAGAATATGTGGTGGTAGACGAAGACAACGCGGCTATCAAACCCTATAATATCAGTTTCGCAGAAGCAGCCTCCCTGCCATTGGTTGCGCTCACCGCCTACCAGGGCCTTACGCGGGAAGGCAAGGTGATGCCCGGGCAACAAATATTGATCAACGGCTGCACGGGCGGTGTAGGCTGCATGGCGGTACAGATTGCGAAAAAGCTGGGCGCCATCGTAACCGGTACATGCAGCGCTCACCATATGATCATCGCCGGTGAACTGGGGTGTGATGAAGTGATCGACTATGAAAAGTCAGGCATTCCGCAGGATGGCCGGTACGACGTGATCTTCGATACGGCAGCCCAACTCACGTTGTCAGATATAGAAAAAAGCCTCAAACCCGAAGGCGTATTGGTTACGACCAAACCTCCTTCCGATGACCTGGGCGAAATGTTAAGTTCTGCGGTAGATTTGTTCCGCGCCCGTATGCGCGCATTCATGGTGGAGCCGGTGGCGAAAGACCTGGAGGTGATCCGCCAACTCGTAGAGGCGGGGGAGTTACGCCCCGTGGTGATGAAAACGTTCCCATTGGCCAATACGGGCCTTGCGCATAAAATGCTCGAAGCGGAAAGCGTTACGGGCAAAATAGTGATTGAGATTTAG
- a CDS encoding ABC transporter permease: MLKNYLKIAWRNLVKNRTYSAINIGGFAVGMAVAILIAFWIWDELSYNKHFKNYDRIGQIMLRGDGDDEVFVNVAMPATLAPELESNYSADFEQVVMNCEGVHTLNAGDNKISAKGAFMSKGAPDMLSLDMISGGRNGLSEPASILLSESLAKALFQDQSPMGKVVKIANRVPVKVSGVYKDLPQNTDFSSAKFIMPWELALAEWDWIRSNKDNWNFFSFGAYVMLKPNSTFAAAEARIKGIPLQHYPEAVDRHPEMFIHPMSRWRLYSNFENGHSVGGHIKFVKLYGVIGFFVLLLACINFMNLSTARSEKRAKEVGIRKAIGSLRVQLVNQFFAESVLVAMLALVLAILLVQLLLPWFNTVANKEMHILWSNPLFWLATLGFALFAGIIAGSYPAAYLSSFQPVKVLKGTFRAGRFATTPRKILVVVQFVISVMLVTGAITVGRQIDYAKDRPVGYNRNGLVSVQMTTPQIYQKYETIRSELLHSGAALAVCQSQGPLTDVWSGTSSVSWPGKNPDTEASIAIVGARDDYGKTVGWRVLEGSDFDPHSIPDSNRVLLNESAVAYMGLKNPVGTVIQWGGEDFEVKGVVKDMIMTSPYEDVRPSIFYILRESGNFVNLRIAPSKSTSQAMEQISAIFKKYNPAAPFEYTFVSEDYKKKFADEERIAQLTNFITALAILISCLGLFGLASFMAEKRTKEIGIRKILGAPVAHLWGLLSREFVVLVGISCILAMPIAWYVLSNWLQQFTYRISMQWWIFAAAAIGALALTLFTVSTQTIKAALSNPVNSLRRD; encoded by the coding sequence ATGCTAAAGAACTACCTGAAAATAGCCTGGCGCAACCTGGTAAAAAACAGAACTTACTCCGCCATCAATATCGGCGGCTTTGCAGTCGGTATGGCCGTAGCCATCCTCATCGCCTTCTGGATATGGGATGAACTGTCGTACAATAAACATTTTAAAAATTACGATCGCATCGGGCAGATCATGTTGCGTGGCGACGGAGATGATGAAGTGTTTGTGAACGTAGCTATGCCCGCTACCCTGGCTCCGGAACTTGAAAGCAATTATTCGGCAGACTTCGAGCAGGTAGTGATGAACTGCGAAGGCGTACACACGCTGAATGCCGGCGACAATAAGATATCCGCCAAAGGCGCTTTTATGAGTAAAGGTGCGCCGGACATGTTATCGCTGGACATGATCAGTGGTGGCAGGAACGGCTTGTCCGAGCCGGCCTCTATCCTATTATCCGAATCGCTGGCGAAGGCGTTGTTTCAAGACCAGTCGCCGATGGGTAAAGTTGTAAAAATCGCGAACCGTGTACCCGTTAAGGTGAGCGGTGTATATAAGGACCTTCCGCAGAATACAGACTTCAGCAGTGCAAAGTTCATCATGCCCTGGGAGCTGGCGCTGGCCGAGTGGGATTGGATAAGGTCGAATAAAGACAACTGGAATTTCTTTTCCTTCGGTGCATATGTGATGCTGAAACCTAATTCCACCTTCGCTGCGGCGGAAGCGCGCATTAAAGGTATTCCCTTACAACATTACCCCGAGGCGGTCGACCGTCATCCCGAAATGTTCATTCACCCCATGAGCCGCTGGCGCCTGTATTCGAACTTCGAGAACGGGCACAGTGTAGGCGGCCATATCAAGTTTGTGAAATTGTATGGCGTGATCGGCTTCTTTGTGTTGCTACTGGCCTGCATCAACTTTATGAACCTGAGCACCGCCCGTTCCGAGAAACGTGCAAAAGAAGTAGGCATCCGTAAAGCAATTGGCTCCCTGCGTGTGCAACTGGTGAACCAGTTCTTCGCGGAGTCGGTGTTGGTGGCGATGCTCGCGTTAGTGTTGGCGATATTACTGGTGCAATTACTGCTCCCCTGGTTTAATACGGTAGCTAATAAAGAAATGCATATCCTGTGGAGCAACCCGCTGTTCTGGCTGGCTACACTGGGCTTTGCGCTTTTTGCGGGGATTATCGCCGGCAGTTACCCGGCTGCGTACCTCTCCTCTTTTCAGCCAGTAAAAGTTTTGAAAGGCACTTTTCGTGCGGGGCGTTTTGCGACCACGCCACGTAAGATATTGGTAGTGGTGCAATTCGTGATCTCTGTCATGCTGGTTACCGGTGCCATTACCGTGGGCAGGCAGATCGACTATGCGAAAGACCGGCCAGTGGGTTATAACCGCAATGGCCTGGTGTCGGTACAAATGACAACGCCGCAGATCTATCAAAAATATGAAACCATTCGTTCGGAGCTCCTCCATTCCGGTGCAGCCTTAGCCGTATGCCAATCGCAAGGGCCGTTAACAGATGTTTGGTCTGGCACATCCTCCGTAAGCTGGCCCGGTAAAAATCCTGATACAGAAGCCTCCATCGCTATCGTGGGTGCGAGAGATGACTATGGGAAAACGGTGGGCTGGCGCGTATTAGAGGGCAGTGATTTCGATCCTCACTCCATACCAGATTCAAACAGGGTGTTACTGAACGAAAGCGCCGTCGCGTACATGGGACTCAAAAATCCGGTGGGCACCGTCATTCAATGGGGTGGCGAAGATTTTGAAGTGAAAGGTGTCGTGAAAGACATGATCATGACATCGCCTTATGAAGATGTGAGGCCGAGTATTTTCTACATCCTGCGGGAGTCGGGTAACTTCGTGAACCTGCGTATAGCACCCTCCAAAAGCACGTCGCAAGCCATGGAACAGATCAGCGCCATCTTTAAAAAGTATAATCCTGCAGCGCCGTTCGAGTACACCTTCGTGAGTGAAGATTACAAGAAGAAGTTTGCAGATGAGGAGCGCATTGCGCAACTCACCAATTTCATCACGGCCCTCGCCATCCTCATCAGCTGCCTGGGTCTGTTTGGGCTCGCGTCATTCATGGCGGAGAAACGTACAAAAGAGATTGGCATCCGTAAAATACTCGGCGCGCCCGTTGCGCACTTATGGGGATTACTGTCACGCGAGTTCGTAGTACTCGTGGGTATTTCCTGCATACTGGCGATGCCTATTGCCTGGTATGTGCTAAGTAACTGGCTGCAGCAGTTCACCTATCGCATTAGCATGCAATGGTGGATCTTTGCTGCCGCAGCGATCGGCGCGCTGGCCCTTACCCTGTTTACGGTTAGCACCCAAACGATCAAAGCCGCATTATCTAATCCTGTAAACAGTTTACGCAGGGATTAG
- a CDS encoding DUF983 domain-containing protein, with translation MDTNLMAADKAPKRPSYFKVFACKCPRCRKGNMFADSNPYHLKSTMKMNDTCPVCGQQFDLEVGFYYGSGYVSYALSVAISAATLVAWWLTIGMGLYDNRFIYWLVANGVVLVALQPLLMRLARAIWISFFVGYNPKWREQPAAEPERVNNDYKNAW, from the coding sequence ATGGATACTAATCTGATGGCGGCTGATAAAGCCCCCAAACGGCCCAGCTATTTCAAGGTTTTTGCCTGCAAATGTCCGCGTTGCAGAAAGGGTAATATGTTTGCCGACAGCAATCCCTATCACCTGAAGAGCACCATGAAGATGAATGATACTTGTCCCGTTTGCGGGCAGCAGTTCGACCTGGAAGTAGGGTTTTATTACGGTTCCGGCTATGTGAGTTATGCATTGTCTGTCGCCATTAGTGCGGCTACGCTTGTGGCCTGGTGGTTAACTATAGGGATGGGCTTGTACGACAATCGTTTCATCTACTGGCTCGTCGCAAATGGCGTAGTGCTCGTCGCGCTGCAACCCCTGTTAATGCGGCTGGCCCGCGCCATCTGGATCAGCTTTTTTGTAGGCTATAATCCCAAATGGCGCGAGCAGCCGGCTGCCGAACCAGAGCGTGTCAACAATGATTATAAAAACGCCTGGTAA